In Ovis canadensis isolate MfBH-ARS-UI-01 breed Bighorn chromosome 11, ARS-UI_OviCan_v2, whole genome shotgun sequence, one genomic interval encodes:
- the LOC138414647 gene encoding 5'-deoxynucleotidase HDDC2: MASASPAATISGRGVRNLLQFLRLVGQLKRVPRTGWVYRNVQKPESVSDHMYRMAVMALVTKDEHLNKDRCVRLALVHDMAECIVGDIAPADNVPKEEKHRREEEAMKQLTQLLPGDLQKELYELWEEYETQSSAEAKFVKQLDQCEMILQASEYEDLENKPGRLQDFYDSTAGKFSHPEIVQLVSELEAERNANIAGVASEPRS; this comes from the coding sequence ATGGCTTCGGCCTCACCTGCTGCGACCATATCGGGCCGCGGGGTCCGGAACCTGCTGCAGTTCCTGCGGCTGGTGGGGCAGCTCAAGAGAGTCCCACGGACTGGCTGGGTATACAGAAATGTCCAGAAGCCAGAGAGCGTATCAGATCACATGTACAGGATGGCAGTTATGGCCCTAGTGACCAAAGATGAACATCTGAACAAAGACCGATGTGTACGCCTAGCCCTGGTTCATGATATGGCAGAATGCATCGTTGGGGACATAGCACCAGCAGATAACGtccccaaagaagaaaaacataggcGAGAAGAGGAAGCAATGAAGCAGCTAACCCAGCTCCTCCCAGGGGATCTCCAGAAGGAGCTCTATGAACTTTGGGAAGAATATGAGACCCAGTCTAGTGCAGAAGCTAAATTCGTGAAGCAGCtggaccagtgtgagatgattcTTCAGGCATCTGAATATGAAGACCTTGAGAacaagcctgggaggctgcaggacTTCTACGACTCCACAGCAGGAAAATTCAGTCACCCTGAGATAGTCCAGCTTGTTTCTGAACTCGAGGCAGAAAGAAACGCGAACATAGCCGGCGTCGCCAGTGAGCCACGCTCCTGA